In a genomic window of Piliocolobus tephrosceles isolate RC106 chromosome 1, ASM277652v3, whole genome shotgun sequence:
- the LOC111543985 gene encoding small proline-rich protein 2E: MSYQQQQCKQPCQPPPVCPTPKCPEPCPPPKCPEPCPPPKCPQPCPPQQCQQKCPPVPPSPPCQPKCPPKSK; this comes from the coding sequence ATGTCTTACCAACAGCAGCAGTGCAAGCAGCCCTGCCAGCCACCTCCTGTGTGCCCCACACCGAAGTGTCCAGAGCCATGTCCACCCCCGAAGTGCCCTGAGCCCTGTCCACCACCAAAGTGTCCACAGCCCTGTCCACCTCAGCAGTGCCAGCAGAAATGTCCTCCTGTGccaccttccccaccctgccagCCAAAGTGTCCACCCAAGAGCAAGTAA